A section of the Mangifera indica cultivar Alphonso chromosome 12, CATAS_Mindica_2.1, whole genome shotgun sequence genome encodes:
- the LOC123192216 gene encoding U2 small nuclear ribonucleoprotein A'-like, with product MVRLTADLIWKSPHFFNAIKERELDLRGNKIAVIENLGATEDQFDTIDLSDNEIVKLENMPLLNRLGTLIINNNRITRINPNIGEFSPKLHTLVLTNNRLVNLVEIDPLASLPKLQFLSLLDNNITKKPNYRLYVIHKLKSLRVLDFKKVKNKERLEAASLFASKEVEEEAKKESAKMSAPIEAPNVSEVPPEDQQTPKVVAPTPEQIIAIKAAIVNSQTLEEVARLEQALKSGQLPADFQIPDDTDTKNGKDKDEKEVSDSEAEVEPRNTEEQGNDEPAPMEQE from the exons ATGGTGAGACTCACTGCCGATTTGATTTGGAAGAGCCCTCACTTCTTCAATGCCATTAAGGAGCGCGAATTGGATCTTCgag GTAACAAAATTGCTGTAATTGAAAACTTGGGAGCTACCGAG GATCAATTTGATACTATTGATTTGTCTGACAATGAGATTGTGAAGCTCGAGAACATGCCTCTTCTTAATCGTTTGGGTACTTTGATTATTAACAACAATAGAATTACTCGAATCAATCCCAACATTGGAG AGTTCTCGCCAAAGTTGCACACTTTAGTTCTCACAAACAACAGGCTTGTCAACTTGGTGGAGATTGATCCTCTCGCCTCGCTTCCCAAGTTGCAGTTCTTAAGTTTGTTGGATAATAATATCACCAAGAAGCCTAATTATAGGCTTTATGTCATTCACAAACTGAAATCTCTTCGGGTTCTTGATTTTAAGAAGGTAAAAAATAAG GAGAGGCTGGAAGCAGCAAGTCTATTTGCCTCTAAAGAAGTTGAAGAGGAAGCTAAAAAGGAATCTGCAAAGATGTCTGCACCAATTGAAGCTCCAAATGTTTCCGAAGTTCCTCCAGAGGATCAACAAACTCCAAAAGTGGTTGCCCCCACGCCTGAGCAAATTATTGCTATCAAG GCTGCCATTGTGAATTCCCAGACACTTGAAGAGGTGGCACGACTTGAACAG GCTTTGAAGTCAGGTCAGCTTCCTGCAGATTTTCAAATTCCAGATGATACTGACACCAAGAATGGAAAAGATAAAGATGAGAAAGAGGTCTCAGACAGTGAAGCTGAAGTTGAGCCCAGAAATACAGAAGAACAGGGAAATGATGAACCTGCTCCCATGGAACAG GAATAG
- the LOC123193750 gene encoding hsp70 nucleotide exchange factor FES1-like isoform X2 produces the protein MRRRTGATSYSLTLWTLLLLTVAATVTAELENNSSSASLFWSTAKEEEDLLRKTEPNDDSSATSVVSDHDQLDGGFSSLDGMLQWAIGHSDPAKLKETAQDVQRLSPSELKKRQMELKELMEKLKIPSDAQLMQIAIDDLNNSSLSLEDHHRALEELLILVEPIDNANDLSKLGGFAVLIRELNHPNMDIRKISAWILGKASQNNPFVQKQVLDLGALSKLMKMVKSSFVEEAVKALYAVSALIRNNVAGQELFYAEAGDLMLQDILSNSSIDIRLRRKAVFLVADLAECQLENIHKVELPFFSNRLFLKSVVDLTASADLDLQEKALVAIRNLLQLRTTEALVLRDFCGLDTALERLRQQLQDLMQEEYQRDYAMDLEALRKEVELVFHRRLGMGAKVPT, from the exons ATGAGACGACGGACTGGAGCTACATCTTACTCTCTTACTTTATGGACACTATTGTTGCTAACGGTGGCGGCGACGGTGACGGCGGAGCTTGAAAATAATTCATCCTCCGCAAGTCTATTTTGGTCTACTGCCAAAGAAGAGGAGGATCTGTTGCGTAAAACTGAACCTAACGACGATTCTTCGGCGACTTCTGTCGTCAGCGACCATGATCAGCTTGACGGCGGCTTTTCTTCACTTGATGGAATGTTGCAGTGGGCCATAG GTCATTCTGATCCAGCCAAGTTGAAGGAAACCGCTCAAGATGTCCAGCGTTTATCTCCTTCTGAGCTCAAGAAGCGTCAAATGGAATTAAAG GAACTTATGGAGAAGTTGAAGATACCATCGGATGCACAGTTAATGCAAATTGCAATAGATGATTTGAATAATTCTTCTCTATCTTTGGAAGATCACCATCGTGCATTGGAGGAGCTTTTGATACTTGTTGAGCCCATTGATAACGCAAATG ATCTGAGCAAACTAGGGGGCTTTGCTGTGCTTATACGAGAGCTTAATCACCCGAACATGGATATAAGGAAAATTTCTGCATGGATTCTTGGGAAAGCCAGTCAAAATAACCCTTTTGTTCAAAAGCAG GTCCTTGATCTTGGAGCACTTTCGAAGCTAATGAAGATGGTAAAATCTAGTTTTGTAGAAGAAGCTGTAAAAGCACTATATGCAGTTTCAGCCTTGATTCGAAATAATGTAGCTGGTCAGGAACTGTTCTATGCTGAAGCAGGAGATTTGATGCTTCAG GACATACTGAGCAACTCAAGTATTGATATCAGACTTCGCAGAAAAGCTGTGTTTCTTGTTGCTGACCTTGCCGAGTGTCAATTAGAAAATATACATAAAGTTGAGCTGCCTTTTTTCAGCAATCGCTTGTTCCTGAAGTCTGTGGTTGATCTAACAGCTTCAGCTGATCTTGATCTACAAGAGAAG GCCCTTGTCGCAATTAGAAATCTACTGCAACTCAGAACAACAGAAGCCCTGGTTTTAAGGGACTTTTGTGGTTTGGATACTGCCTTGGAGAGGTTAAGGCAGCAgctgcaggatttaatgcaagAGGAATATCAGAGGGATTATGCTATGGATTTGGAAGCCCTCCGAAAAGAAGTGGAGCTGGTTTTTCACAGGAGGCTGGGTATG GGAGCAAAGGTTCCAACATGA
- the LOC123193750 gene encoding hsp70 nucleotide exchange factor FES1-like isoform X1, which translates to MRRRTGATSYSLTLWTLLLLTVAATVTAELENNSSSASLFWSTAKEEEDLLRKTEPNDDSSATSVVSDHDQLDGGFSSLDGMLQWAIGHSDPAKLKETAQDVQRLSPSELKKRQMELKELMEKLKIPSDAQLMQIAIDDLNNSSLSLEDHHRALEELLILVEPIDNANDLSKLGGFAVLIRELNHPNMDIRKISAWILGKASQNNPFVQKQVLDLGALSKLMKMVKSSFVEEAVKALYAVSALIRNNVAGQELFYAEAGDLMLQDILSNSSIDIRLRRKAVFLVADLAECQLENIHKVELPFFSNRLFLKSVVDLTASADLDLQEKALVAIRNLLQLRTTEALVLRDFCGLDTALERLRQQLQDLMQEEYQRDYAMDLEALRKEVELVFHRRLGSKGSNMIG; encoded by the exons ATGAGACGACGGACTGGAGCTACATCTTACTCTCTTACTTTATGGACACTATTGTTGCTAACGGTGGCGGCGACGGTGACGGCGGAGCTTGAAAATAATTCATCCTCCGCAAGTCTATTTTGGTCTACTGCCAAAGAAGAGGAGGATCTGTTGCGTAAAACTGAACCTAACGACGATTCTTCGGCGACTTCTGTCGTCAGCGACCATGATCAGCTTGACGGCGGCTTTTCTTCACTTGATGGAATGTTGCAGTGGGCCATAG GTCATTCTGATCCAGCCAAGTTGAAGGAAACCGCTCAAGATGTCCAGCGTTTATCTCCTTCTGAGCTCAAGAAGCGTCAAATGGAATTAAAG GAACTTATGGAGAAGTTGAAGATACCATCGGATGCACAGTTAATGCAAATTGCAATAGATGATTTGAATAATTCTTCTCTATCTTTGGAAGATCACCATCGTGCATTGGAGGAGCTTTTGATACTTGTTGAGCCCATTGATAACGCAAATG ATCTGAGCAAACTAGGGGGCTTTGCTGTGCTTATACGAGAGCTTAATCACCCGAACATGGATATAAGGAAAATTTCTGCATGGATTCTTGGGAAAGCCAGTCAAAATAACCCTTTTGTTCAAAAGCAG GTCCTTGATCTTGGAGCACTTTCGAAGCTAATGAAGATGGTAAAATCTAGTTTTGTAGAAGAAGCTGTAAAAGCACTATATGCAGTTTCAGCCTTGATTCGAAATAATGTAGCTGGTCAGGAACTGTTCTATGCTGAAGCAGGAGATTTGATGCTTCAG GACATACTGAGCAACTCAAGTATTGATATCAGACTTCGCAGAAAAGCTGTGTTTCTTGTTGCTGACCTTGCCGAGTGTCAATTAGAAAATATACATAAAGTTGAGCTGCCTTTTTTCAGCAATCGCTTGTTCCTGAAGTCTGTGGTTGATCTAACAGCTTCAGCTGATCTTGATCTACAAGAGAAG GCCCTTGTCGCAATTAGAAATCTACTGCAACTCAGAACAACAGAAGCCCTGGTTTTAAGGGACTTTTGTGGTTTGGATACTGCCTTGGAGAGGTTAAGGCAGCAgctgcaggatttaatgcaagAGGAATATCAGAGGGATTATGCTATGGATTTGGAAGCCCTCCGAAAAGAAGTGGAGCTGGTTTTTCACAGGAGGCTGG GGAGCAAAGGTTCCAACATGATTGGATGA
- the LOC123230344 gene encoding DNA repair RAD52-like protein 2, chloroplastic, whose protein sequence is MALQLHFQTNSKNGAALLLPRSSSSSTWIANNLVSVNQSRRIGWSGVAYCIRSANGSESSKSIKKVVPNSNYVVPLNSSFSPTNSSCITRPLAEILRDLNKRIPDNVINPLDKSIPWYHANRMLSFYAPGWCGEVRDVIFSDNGNVTVVYRLTIRGSDGEAHRESTGTVSSSDSDIVDPVASAEEIAFCRACARFGLGLYLYHEE, encoded by the exons ATGGCATTGCAATTGCATTTTCAAACCAACTCCAAAAACGGCGCCGCTTTGCTGCTTCCCAGATCCTCATCCTCGTCCACCTGGATCGCTAACAATCTGGTAAGTGTGAATCAGAGCAGGAGAATCGGATGGTCAGGAGTTGCGTATTGCATTAGGAGCGCCAATGGAAGTGAAAGTAGTAAGAGTATTAAAAAAGTAGTCCCTAATTCCAACTATGTGGTGCCGCTCAACAGCTCCTTCTCTCCCACCAATTCTTCGTGTATCACTCGTCCGCTCGCTGAAATTCTGCGAGATCTTAATAAGAGGATCCCTGATAATGTCATTAATCCTCTTGATAAATCCATTCCTTG GTATCATGCCAACAGGATGCTGAGTTTCTATGCACCTG GATGGTGTGGAGAAGTGCGAGATGTGATCTTCTCTGACAATGGGAATGTCACTGTTGTATATCGACTCACTATAAGGGGATCTGACGGAGAG GCACATCGTGAGTCAACTGGGACAGTATCATCAAGTGACAGTGACATTGTAGACCCAGTTGCTTCAGCAGAGGAAATAGCTTTCTGCAGAGCGTGTGCCCGGTTTGGTCTTGGCTTGTATCTCTATCATGAAGAATAG
- the LOC123193127 gene encoding uncharacterized protein LOC123193127 has protein sequence MATCLRTQPHLLPCHHHQPWRLTNFQNRSINLSRSSQLHRSRTIYCSYDDRGTNQQPNSTGIQLYRDIERLLTETIQQSQDTWGASRDWTKVEGAWVLKPRSSKPWSVVHFIGGIFVGAAPQLTYRWFLERLSEKGVLVIATPYPSGFDHFYIADEVQFKADRCIRYLQETVQDLPTFGIGHSLGSVIHLLIGSRYAVQRSGNILMAFNNKEASLAVPLFSPVIVPMAQSIGPLLSQIAELPTVRLGAEMTLKQMENLSPPIMKQVLPLVEQLPPLYMDLVKGREDFTPKPEETRRLIKSYYGISRNLLIKFKDDGIDETSTLAQVLSSESAISSMLDMSIRLLPGDHGLPLQQALPDVPPAMADAVNRGSELIANLTAGTPWETVAKEIGNSLGVDSRIIRANVSKDIDLLVDVITSWMSSNTGPKLLRP, from the exons ATGGCTACTTGTCTTCGGACCCAACCGCATCTGCTTCcttgtcatcatcatcaacctTGGAGGttaactaattttcaaaatcgaTCAATTAATCTCTCTCGTTCTTCTCAGCTTCATCGTTCCCGCACAATTTACTGTAGCTACGATGACAGAGGCACAAATCAGCAGCCTAATTCTACTGGAATTCAACTTTACCGTGATATTGAGAG ATTACTTACAGAGACGATTCAGCAATCACAGGATACTTGGGGTGCCTCAAGGGACTGGACTAAAGTTGAG GGGGCATGGGTTCTCAAACCAAGGAGCAGTAAACCCTGGTCAGTGGTCCATTTCATTGGTGGCATATTTGTTGGAGCTGCCCCTCAGCTTACTTACCGATGGTTTCTTGAGCGCCTTTCAGAAAA GGGTGTTTTGGTGATTGCAACTCCATATCCTAGTGGATTCGATCACTTCTACATTGCCGATGAAGTTCAATTCAAAGCTGATAGGTGCATACGGTATTTACAAGAAACA GTACAAGATCTTCCTACTTTCGGCATTGGCCATTCTCTTGGATCTGTCATCCACCTCCTAATTG GATCAAGATATGCTGTGCAAAGAAGTGGTAATATATTAATGGCTTTCAACAACAAG GAGGCAAGCTTAGCTGTCCCTTTGTTCTCACCTGTTATTGTGCCAATGGCCCAAAGCATTGGACCCCTTCTATCTCAAATTGCAGAATTACCAACAGTCCGGCTTGGG GCTGAAATGACTTTAAAGCAGATGGAAAACCTTAGCCCTCCCATCATGAAGCAAGTTCTTCCTTTGGTTGAGCAACTCCCTCCTTTGTACATGGACTTAGTAAAGGGAAGAGAAGATTTTACTCCCAAACCAGAAGAAACTAGACGACTT ATAAAATCATACTACGGCATTTCTAGGAATCTTCTGATAAAGTTCAAGGATGACGGAATTGATGAAACTTCAACACTAGCTCAGGTTCTTAGCTCAGAATCAGCTATCAGTTCAATGCTAGACATGTCAATTCGCTTGCTGCCTGGAGATCATGGGCTCCCTCTACAACAG GCACTCCCTGATGTTCCACCAGCAATGGCCGATGCAGTAAATCGTGGAAGTGAGCTTATTGCCAATCTGACTGCGGGGACACCATGGGAGACTGTCGCCAAAGAAATAGGCAATTCATTAGGTGTGGACTCAAGGATCATACGAGCAAATGTATCCAAGGATATAGACCTTCTCGTGGATGTGATAACATCTTGGATGTCTTCAAACACAGGTCCAAAACTTCTGAGGCCATGA
- the LOC123193128 gene encoding uncharacterized protein LOC123193128, which produces MALNPQLLPHGMPVPFVNELFVLDRDGVEFNVDKIPGTHGGNVKVKGTIYLSNIRIIFVASKPVGNFVAFDMPLLYIHGEKFNQPVFHCNNISGLVEPVVPDNEHRALYSTHSFKILFKEGGCGTFVPLFFNLISSVRQYNQQSNMAAETCVDPLLAAQTPVYEMMNHAYVDPNDPTRIFLQQPTPDSQLRRRTYQSRPDESI; this is translated from the exons ATGGCTCTCAATCCTCAACTGCTTCCCCATGGCATGCCGGTGCCCTTTGTCAATGAGCTATTCGTGCTCGATAGAGATGGCGTGGAATTTAATGTCGATAAGATTCCTGG AACGCATGGGGGCAACGTTAAAGTAAAGGGGACCATTTACTTGTCGAATATTCGTATCATCTTTGTTGCTAGTAAACCTGTTGGAAACTTCGTTGCCTTTGACATGCCTCTG CTCTACATCCATGGTGAGAAATTTAACCAGCCAGTATTTCATTGCAACAATATTTCTGGTCTTGTGGAGCCT GTGGTCCCAGATAATGAGCATAGGGCTCTATACTCCACCCATTCTTTCAAGATTTTGTTTAAGGAAGGAGGTTGTGGTACTTTTGTTCCGCTTTTCTTCAACTTGATCTCATCAGTTAGACAGTATAATCAACAATCAAATATGGCAGCAGAAACTTGTGTAGATCCTTTACTAGCAGCTCAAACTCCAGTTTATGAAATGATGAATCATGC ATATGTTGATCCAAATGATCCAACAAGAATCTTCTTGCAGCAGCCCACTCCAGATTCTCAACTCAGACGTCGCACCTACCAGTCCCGCCCAGATGAATCCATCTGA
- the LOC123193306 gene encoding ABC transporter I family member 17-like, producing the protein MSQEPLLVVDIPPSESKFHIRDLTKVSDAGAPILNGINVDIPKGMIVGIIGPSGSGKSTFLRALNRLWEPPSGTVFLDGRDILDLDVLNHRRKVGMLFQTPVLFEGTVADNIRYGPQLRGKKISDNEVYKLLSLADLDSSFFNKTSGEISVGQAQRVALARTLANEPEVLLLDEPTSALDPIATQNIEDVLVKLKKKQEMTIVMVSHSIKQIQRIADVVCLLVNGVIVEVLKPDKLSEAKHPMALRFLELSA; encoded by the exons ATGTCTCAAGAACCTCTACTGGTGGTTGACATTCCACCAAGTGAAAGCAAATTTCACATACGCGATTTGACCAAAGTATCGGATGCAGGAGCTCCGATTCTCAATGGGATCAACGTGGACATTCCTAAGGGTATGATCGTCGGGATCATCGGCCCCAGTGGCAGCGGCAAATCTACCTTCTTAAGAGCACTCAACCGCCTGTGGGAGCCACCTTCCGGTACTGTCTTTCTTGACGGTCGTGATATTCTTGATCTTGATGTTCTTAATCACCGTCGTAAAGTCGGCATGCTTTTCCAAACTCCGGTTCTTTTCGAAG GGACAGTTGCAGATAATATCCGATATGGACCACAACTGAGGGGGAAGAAGATAAGTGACAATGAGGTTTACAAGTTGCTCTCTCTTGCAGACCTTGATTCCTCTTTCTTCAATAAAACCAGTGGTGAAATATCAGTTGGCCAAGCTCAACGAGTTGCACTTGCTCGCACATTAGCCAATGAACCAGAG GTTTTGCTGCTGGATGAGCCCACTAGTGCCTTGGATCCAATAGCCACTCAAAATATAGAGGATGTGTTAGTGAAACtgaagaagaaacaagaaatgACAATCGTAATGGTTTCTCACAGCATTAAACAAATCCAGAGGATTGCTGATGTAGTTTGTCTTCTTGTCAATGGTGTCATTGTTGAAGTTTTGAAGCCTGATAAGCTCTCTGAAGCCAAGCATCCTATGGCACTAAGGTTTCTTGAACTCAGCGCTTAG
- the LOC123193307 gene encoding 50S ribosomal protein L18, chloroplastic-like, with product MAAITSFLVVGGTKLMPSLFTVEAKARTRREDRTARHSRIRKKVEGTPERPRLCIFRSNKNLYVQVIDDTKMHTLASASTLQKPISDEFDYTSGPTVEVAKRVGEVIARSCLEKGITKVAFDRGGYLYHGRIEALADAAREHGLQF from the exons ATGGCAGCTATTACAAGTTTTTTAGTTGTAGGCGGCACTAAGCTAATGCCATCTCTTTTCACGGTTGAAGCCAAAGCCAGAACCAGAAGAGAAGACCGCACTGCCCGCCATTCTCGAATCAGGAAGAAG GTTGAAGGTACACCAGAAAGACCGAGACTGTGTATATTCCGCTCCAACAAGAATCTCTATGTCCAGGTGATCGATGATACGAAGATGCACACTCTTGCTTCAGCTTCCACTTTGCAGAAACCCATTTCTGACGAATTCGATTACACTTCTGGTCCTACCGTT GAAGTCGCGAAGAGAGTAGGTGAAGTCATTGCAAGGTCTTGTTTGGAGAAAGGGATTACCAAAGTTGCCTTTGATCGAGGTGGATACCTATACCATGGACGTATAGAAGCCCTTGCCGATGCAGCCCGGGAGCATGGCCTTCAGTTTTAA
- the LOC123192206 gene encoding uncharacterized protein LOC123192206 isoform X1 — protein MLLSGDIMSGTEDIKDHEMVDESATEESQKSVPSSEEEEAAVRKKYGGIIPKKPPLISKDHERAYFDSADWALGKQGVSKPKGPLEALRPKLQPTQQQTRYRKSPCAPSEGEEADAGSAPSEEASGNE, from the exons ATGCTTCTGAGTG GCGACATTATGTCGGGCACAGAGGATATAAAAGATCACGAGATGGTGGATGAGAGTGCCACTGAGGAGTCTCAGAAGTCTGTGCCATCATCTGAAGAGGAG gaGGCAGCTGTGAGAAAGAAGTATGGAGGGATCATACCCAAAAAACCTCCACTCATTTCTAAG GACCATGAGCGTGCTTATTTTGATTCAGCTGATTGGGCCCTTGGAAAG CAAGGTGTTTCAAAACCAAAAGGACCGCTTGAAGCTCTTAGGCCAAAATTGCAG CCCACACAACAGCAAACACGATATAGGAAGTCTCCTTGTGCTCCTTCTGAGGGTGAAG AGGCAGATGCAGGGAGTGCTCCATCTGAGGAAGCAAGCGGAAATGAATGA
- the LOC123192206 gene encoding uncharacterized protein LOC123192206 isoform X2 yields MSGTEDIKDHEMVDESATEESQKSVPSSEEEEAAVRKKYGGIIPKKPPLISKDHERAYFDSADWALGKQGVSKPKGPLEALRPKLQPTQQQTRYRKSPCAPSEGEEADAGSAPSEEASGNE; encoded by the exons ATGTCGGGCACAGAGGATATAAAAGATCACGAGATGGTGGATGAGAGTGCCACTGAGGAGTCTCAGAAGTCTGTGCCATCATCTGAAGAGGAG gaGGCAGCTGTGAGAAAGAAGTATGGAGGGATCATACCCAAAAAACCTCCACTCATTTCTAAG GACCATGAGCGTGCTTATTTTGATTCAGCTGATTGGGCCCTTGGAAAG CAAGGTGTTTCAAAACCAAAAGGACCGCTTGAAGCTCTTAGGCCAAAATTGCAG CCCACACAACAGCAAACACGATATAGGAAGTCTCCTTGTGCTCCTTCTGAGGGTGAAG AGGCAGATGCAGGGAGTGCTCCATCTGAGGAAGCAAGCGGAAATGAATGA
- the LOC123192206 gene encoding uncharacterized protein LOC123192206 isoform X3, whose product MSGTEDIKDHEMVDESATEESQKSVPSSEEEEAAVRKKYGGIIPKKPPLISKDHERAYFDSADWALGKQGVSKPKGPLEALRPKLQPTQQQTRYRKSPCAPSEGEDAGSAPSEEASGNE is encoded by the exons ATGTCGGGCACAGAGGATATAAAAGATCACGAGATGGTGGATGAGAGTGCCACTGAGGAGTCTCAGAAGTCTGTGCCATCATCTGAAGAGGAG gaGGCAGCTGTGAGAAAGAAGTATGGAGGGATCATACCCAAAAAACCTCCACTCATTTCTAAG GACCATGAGCGTGCTTATTTTGATTCAGCTGATTGGGCCCTTGGAAAG CAAGGTGTTTCAAAACCAAAAGGACCGCTTGAAGCTCTTAGGCCAAAATTGCAG CCCACACAACAGCAAACACGATATAGGAAGTCTCCTTGTGCTCCTTCTGAGGGTGAAG ATGCAGGGAGTGCTCCATCTGAGGAAGCAAGCGGAAATGAATGA